One Pseudomonas muyukensis DNA segment encodes these proteins:
- a CDS encoding TMEM165/GDT1 family protein — MESLLVPTAIVALAEIGDKTQLLALILAARFRKPWPIIAGIIAATLANHAAAGAVGAWVSSFFSESVLHWILAASFTATALWTLVPDKMDDDESSNARRFGPFVTTLIAFFLAEIGDKTQVATVMLAAQYPHLIMVIIGTTLGMLIANVPVVLAGNFAAEKLPLTLIRRLAATAFFVLAVVAVYSAMKTSGWIG; from the coding sequence CTGGAATCACTGCTCGTCCCCACCGCCATCGTTGCCCTCGCTGAAATCGGCGACAAGACGCAATTGCTCGCGCTCATCCTGGCGGCACGTTTCCGCAAGCCCTGGCCGATCATCGCCGGCATCATCGCCGCCACCCTGGCCAACCATGCCGCGGCCGGTGCCGTGGGGGCCTGGGTCAGCAGCTTCTTCAGCGAGTCGGTGCTGCACTGGATTCTCGCCGCAAGCTTCACCGCCACCGCGCTGTGGACCCTGGTGCCGGACAAGATGGACGATGACGAAAGCAGCAACGCGCGCCGCTTCGGGCCGTTCGTGACCACGCTGATCGCGTTCTTCCTGGCGGAGATCGGTGACAAGACCCAGGTGGCCACGGTGATGCTGGCGGCGCAGTACCCGCACCTGATCATGGTGATCATCGGCACCACGTTGGGCATGCTGATCGCCAACGTGCCGGTGGTGCTGGCCGGCAACTTCGCGGCGGAAAAACTGCCGCTGACACTGATCCGTCGCCTGGCGGCGACGGCGTTCTTCGTGCTGGCCGTGGTCGCGGTGTATTCGGCGATGAAGACCAGTGGCTGGATAGGCTGA
- a CDS encoding M48 family metallopeptidase, protein MRKSFVVSLLTAGVLLGGCQAVNTTSGGAVGVQRQQYMFSMLSTDEVNQMYAQSYQQTLGEASSKGVLDKSSNDAKRVQAIAKRLIAQAPQFRPDAAQWNWEVNVIKSDELNANCGPGGKIIVYTGLIDQLQLTDAEIAAVVGHEIAHALREHSREAMSKAYGVQMARQGAGAIFGLGQDSMAMADTVVNYAMTLPNSRANENEADLIGLELSARAGYDPNAAITLWNKMSKASEGAPPEFMSTHPASSSRIASLQAAIPKVMPLYQAAKK, encoded by the coding sequence ATGCGTAAGTCATTCGTTGTCAGCCTGCTGACTGCCGGTGTCCTGCTGGGCGGCTGCCAGGCGGTCAATACCACCAGTGGCGGTGCCGTGGGCGTTCAGCGCCAGCAGTACATGTTCAGCATGCTGTCGACCGACGAGGTCAACCAGATGTACGCCCAGTCGTACCAGCAGACCCTCGGCGAAGCGTCGAGCAAGGGCGTGCTGGACAAGAGCAGCAACGACGCCAAGCGCGTGCAGGCCATCGCCAAGCGCCTGATCGCCCAGGCGCCACAGTTCCGGCCGGATGCCGCGCAGTGGAACTGGGAAGTCAATGTGATCAAGAGCGATGAACTGAACGCCAACTGCGGCCCGGGTGGCAAGATCATCGTCTACACCGGCCTGATCGATCAGTTGCAGCTGACCGACGCCGAGATCGCCGCCGTGGTCGGCCACGAGATCGCCCACGCCCTGCGCGAGCACAGCCGTGAGGCGATGTCCAAGGCCTACGGCGTGCAAATGGCCCGTCAGGGCGCCGGTGCCATCTTCGGCCTGGGCCAGGACAGCATGGCCATGGCCGACACCGTGGTGAACTACGCCATGACCCTGCCCAACAGCCGCGCCAACGAGAACGAGGCCGACCTGATCGGCCTGGAACTGTCGGCCCGCGCCGGCTACGACCCGAACGCCGCGATCACCCTGTGGAACAAGATGAGCAAGGCGTCCGAAGGCGCGCCGCCAGAGTTCATGAGCACCCACCCGGCCTCGAGCAGCCGTATCGCCTCGTTGCAGGCGGCAATCCCGAAGGTGATGCCGCTGTATCAGGCCGCCAAGAAGTAA
- a CDS encoding methyl-accepting chemotaxis protein, with amino-acid sequence MAEIDQVATAVHEMTATAQDVARNATQAAQAASEADRAANQGLDIVRDTSNAISALASEIGRAVTVVQDLARDSENINAILVAIRAIAEQTNLLALNAAIEAARAGEQGRGFAVVADEVRNLAQKTQQATEEIQQMIQQLQQGTREVVKVMEDSQGKTDDSVLQASRAAEALESITQAVSVINDMNTQIASAAEEQSAVAEDINRNVINIGQVAGEVAGGADESSQASAELTKLAEQQRRLINQFRV; translated from the coding sequence ATGGCCGAGATCGACCAGGTGGCCACCGCCGTGCATGAAATGACCGCCACCGCCCAGGACGTGGCGCGCAACGCCACCCAGGCGGCCCAGGCTGCCAGCGAGGCCGACCGCGCGGCCAACCAGGGCCTGGACATCGTCCGCGACACCTCCAACGCCATCAGTGCCCTGGCCAGCGAAATCGGCCGGGCGGTGACCGTGGTCCAGGACCTGGCCCGCGACAGCGAGAACATCAACGCCATCCTGGTGGCCATCCGCGCCATTGCCGAACAGACCAACCTGCTGGCGCTCAACGCCGCCATCGAGGCGGCCCGCGCCGGTGAACAGGGCCGCGGCTTCGCCGTGGTCGCCGACGAGGTGCGCAACCTGGCGCAGAAGACCCAGCAGGCCACCGAAGAGATCCAGCAGATGATCCAGCAGTTGCAGCAAGGCACCCGCGAAGTGGTCAAGGTGATGGAGGACAGCCAGGGCAAGACCGACGACAGCGTGCTGCAGGCCAGCCGCGCCGCCGAGGCACTGGAGAGCATCACCCAGGCGGTGTCGGTGATCAACGACATGAACACCCAGATCGCCAGCGCCGCCGAAGAGCAGAGTGCCGTGGCCGAGGACATCAACCGCAACGTGATCAACATTGGCCAGGTGGCCGGCGAAGTCGCTGGCGGCGCCGACGAGTCGAGCCAGGCCAGCGCCGAGCTGACCAAGCTGGCGGAGCAGCAGCGGCGCTTGATCAATCAGTTCAGGGTTTGA